In Pyrus communis chromosome 1, drPyrComm1.1, whole genome shotgun sequence, the following are encoded in one genomic region:
- the LOC137728403 gene encoding uncharacterized protein: MKDHIIIGVRRRLGYAHGFDVAPTGNSGGLSLWWEDNLEVSIILSSKHIIDAVMRVKGQTQWCRFTGVYGTSYRAEKSMYWEWMVNHFTPTDIPWICGGDFNEFMWDHEKSGGVERRRRNKIVKLRAENGNWVDRPSQVRQLVDNHFISVFSSAGSRTWGSLLDCIIPSVSVEMNKALTAPVTDEEIKEAAVQMGGLKAPGPDGFQGVFYQSYWEIVRADVSDLVRELFLDSAGTGLINQTHIVLIPKVPNPEFVLQFRPINLCNYSYKILSKILANRLKVFLPNIISPTQNAFVAGRQIQDCIGIAHEMFHYLKGRKARNRYEMGIKLDMQKEYDRVEWDFLDAVMEKMGFSSRWRSIINGCISSVKFDVLLNGQAGKTFAPTRGLRQEDPLSPYLFILVGEVLSKLIQSAVDNGRLKGVKMGGFGPMISHLFFADDTLLFLRADMKNCRNLRNLLDKFCEASGQKVNLVKSSVFFGENVPKMNADQMGSALGMAVVINPGTYLGVPAIWGHSKQRGLAYVKGRIMEKLQGWKQSTLSRAGKEVLIKAVIQAIPAYPMSIFKFPAAVCQELDALVAGFWWGCKEGAHKIHWVSKEVLGLPKDLGGLGFRNFQEFNDALLAKQCWRLMTEPDSLWAQILGGQEVRVWQDRWLPSLPLGHPVPVGQVAVTPSLRVSALICPESGRWNLSFLQPFITGEAMQAIEETSLRDLSRNDRLICDLSKNGCYSVKSGYRWLQSRSMAVRDKRRPSVQEVPKALWKGIWKLEVPLKLRHFLWLIVHNCLPTRDALFRRRSSQVSTCPICCCHDETIEHIFLSCSWVAPIWFGGALGYKVDRLSLPDWLEWILAVFSPNFCISGDSKWRRSYIVFTCWCIWKARCDFVFNGVSINPSKVLAAISAVVSSFFGARAMDEARRGGVGRRVSPNARWCAPVFPFVKINVDASWSKASKKGFVEMIVRDMESKFVAAARYAIIAPSAAAAEASALLHGCQFGADLGVRYVILESDSLEAINCLSSSLSMGSWEVFPVLARVKQLGGKFLDSRWSWVPKTANGVAHEIASFGFTEMCDVVWVDRPPSSLVFVLNNDGLPCPH, encoded by the exons ATGAAAgatcatataattattggggtGAGGAGGCGTCTGGGGTATGCTCATGGCTTTGATGTTGCGCCAACTGGAAATTCTGGTGGGTTGAGCTTGTGGTGGGAGGATAATTTGGAGGTTAGTATTATCCTTTCGTCCAAACATATCATTGATGCTGTGATGAGAGTTAAAGGGCAAACGCAATGGTGTCGGTTTACGGGTGTTTACGGGACTTCGTATAGAGCTGAGAAAAGTATGTACTGGGAATGGATGGTTAACCACTTTACCCCCACGGACATTCCTTGGATTTGCGGCGGGGACTTCAACGAATTCATGTGGGATCATGAGAAGTCTGGAGGAGTTGAG AGGCGGAGGAGAAATAAGATTGTGAAGCTTAGGGCTGAGAATGGGAATTGGGTGGATCGTCCGTCTCAGGTGCGCCAATTGGTGGATAATCACTTCATTTCAGTCTTTAGCTCGGCCGGGAGTCGTACCTGGGGTTCGCTGCTAGATTGCATTATTCCCTCGGTCTCTGTAGAAATGAATAAGGCGCTAACTGCGCCGGTCACGGATGAAGAAATAAAGGAGGCGGCTGTGCAAATGGGAGGTCTCAAGGCTCCTGGCCCTGATGGTTTCCAGGGCGTCTTCTATCAGAGTTATTGGGAGATTGTGAGGGCAGATGTTTCGGATCTGGTCAGAGAGTTGTTTCTGGACTCTGCAGGTACAGGTTTGATAAATCAGACTCACATTGTGCTGATTCCCAAAGTCCCTAATCCGGAATTTGTGTTGCAATTCAGGCCTATCAACTTATGCAACTACTCGTACAAAATTCTGTCAAAGATTCTTGCTAACCGGTTGAAGGTATTTTTACCAAATATCATCTCTCCTACCCAAAATGCGTTTGTGGCGGGTAGACAAATTCAGGATTGCATTGGCATAGCCCATGAGATGTTTCATTATCTGAAGGGAAGGAAAGCAAGGAATCGATACGAAATGGGTATTAAACTTGATATGCAGAAGGAGTATGATCGGGTTGAATGGGACTTTCTGGATGCTGTTATGGAAAAAATGGGGTTCAGTAGCAGATGGAGATCGATAATTAATGGATGTATTTCGTCTGTGAAGTTCGATGTTCTCCTAAATGGGCAGGCAGGGAAGACGTTTGCGCCCACACGGGGTCTccgtcaggaggatcctctttctccttatttatttattctggTGGGGGAGGTTCTTTCCAAACTTATTCAGAGTGCGGTGGACAATGGTAGGTTAAAGGGTGTCAAGATGGGCGGCTTTGGACCCATGATTTCTCACCTCTTCTTTGCTGATGAtacccttttgtttttgcgGGCTGATATGAAAAACTGCCGGAATCTGAGGAATTTGCTGGACAAATTTTGTGAGGCATCTGGGCAGAAGGTTAATTTGGTGAAATCCAGTGTTTTCTTTGGGGAAAATGTTCCGAAGATGAATGCTGATCAGATGGGGAGTGCTCTTGGTATGGCGGTGGTAATCAATCCGGGGACATATTTGGGGGTTCCTGCTATATGGGGTCATTCGAAACAGCGTGGTCTTGCTTATGTGAAAGGGAGAATAATGGAAAAGCTTCAAGGATGGAAGCAAAGTACTCTATCCCGTGCTGGCAAGGAGGTTTTAATTAAGGCTGTTATTCAAGCTATTCCGGCGTACCCCATGAGCATTTTCAAATTCCCAGCCGCTGTTTGTCAGGAATTGGATGCGCTAGTGGCTGGATTTTGGTGGGGTTGCAAGGAGGGAGCCCACAAGATTCATTGGGTATCAAAGGAGGTTTTGGGTTTGCCCAAAGACTTGGGAGGTTTAGGCTTCAGAAATTTTCAGGAATTTAATGATGCTCTGCTTGCTAAACAGTGTTGGCGGTTAATGACTGAACCGGACTCGCTGTGGGCTCAA ATTTTGGGTGGTCAAGAGGTGCGGGTGTGGCAGGATAGATGGCTTCCTTCCTTACCCCTTGGTCACCCGGTGCCGGTTGGACAAGTTGCGGTTACTCCAAGTTTACGGGTCAGCGCGCTTATCTGTCCGGAATCAGGGCGGTGGAATCTTAGCTTTCTACAACCGTTCATTACAGGGGAGGCTATGCAGGCTATTGAGGAGACGTCTCTTAGGGATTTAAGTCGTAATGATAGGCTTATCTGTGATCTGAGTAAGAATGGGTGTTATTCGGTCAAGTCGGGCTACAGATGGTTGCAAAGCAGATCGATGGCTGTGAGGGATAAGCGGCGGCCTTCTGTTCAAGAGGTTCCCAAGGCGTTatggaaggggatttggaaGCTGGAGGTGCCCCTCAAGTTGCGACATTTCTTGTGGCTTATTGTGCATAATTGTCTTCCTACTCGGGATGCCCTTTTCCGACGGAGGTCCTCTCAGGTCTCTACTTGTCCTATTTGCTGCTGCCATGATGAAACTATTGAgcacatttttctttcttgctCTTGGGTCGCACCAATTTGGTTTGGTGGGGCATTGGGTTATAAAGTGGATCGTCTGTCTCTCCCTGATTGGTTGGAATGGATTCTGGCGGTCTTCTCTCCGAATTTTTGCATCTCTGGTGATTCCAAATGGAGGCGATCTTATATTGTCTTTACTTGTTGGTGTATTTGGAAGGCTCGCTGTGATTTTGTGTTCAACGGGGTGTCCATTAATCCTTCTAAAGTCTTGGCTGCTATCTCTGCGGTTGTGAGCTCGTTTTTTGGTGCGAGGGCTATGGATGAGGCTAGAAGAGGGGGCGTCGGCAGGAGGGTTTCCCCGAATGCGCGGTGGTGTGCTCCGGTCTTTCCTTTTGTGAAGATAAATGTGGATGCTAGCTGGTCCAAGGCCTCTAAGAAGGGTTTTGTCGAGATGATTGTGCGAGACATGGAGAGCAAGTTTGTGGCTGCAGCGAGGTATGCTATCATAGCTCCTTCTGCGGCTGCTGCGGAGGCTTCTGCGCTGTTGCATGGGTGCCAATTCGGAGCAGATTTGGGTGTAAGGTATGTCATTCTGGAATCGGACTCCCTTGAAGCGATAAATTGTCTCTCTAGCTCGTTGTCCATGGGTAGTTGGGAGGTTTTCCCCGTGCTGGCTCGGGTTAAGCAGTTGGGGGGAAAGTTCCTTGATTCCCGATGGTCTTGGGTGCCTAAAACTGCTAATGGCGTGGCTCACGAGATTGCGTCGTTTGGTTTTACGGAGATGTGTGATGTTGTGTGGGTCGATAGGCCCCCATCTTCGTTGGTCTTTGTGTTGAATAATGACGGACTCCCTTGTCCTCATTAA
- the LOC137714157 gene encoding glutathione S-transferase zeta class-like isoform X1: MMEAQEVEVEAQAATESGDQQLKLYSYWRSSCAYRVRIALNLKGLKYEYKAVNLLKGEQFSPEFRKLNPLGYVPVLVDGDTLVADSFAILMYLEEKYPQHPLLPPDLQKKAINYQAANIVSSSIQPLQNLAVLKYIEEKVSPDEKLEWVKVHIGKGFSALEELLNNHAGKYATGDEVYMADLFLAPQVYAAIRFQLNMTQFPLLARLHEAYKKIPAFLDAIPEKQPDAPSP, translated from the exons ATG ATGGAAGCacaggaggtggaggtggaggcgcAGGCGGCGACCGAAAGTGGCGATCAACAACTCAAGCTTTATTCCTACTGGAGGAGCTCTTGCGCCTACCGTGTTCGAATTGCTCTCAACTTGAAAG ggTTGAAATACGAGTACAAAGCTGTAAACCTACTGAAGGGAGAGCAATTCAGTCCGG AGTTCAGAAAGCTGAATCCGCTCGGGTATGTGCCTGTGCTTGTGGATGGGGACACCCTTGTTGCTGACTCATTTGCCATCCTAATG TATTTAGAAGAAAAGTACCCGCAACATCCATTGTTACCGCCCGATCTTCAGAAAAAAGCTATCAATTACCAG GCTGCAAATATTGTTTCCTCAAGCATACAACCTCTACAAAATCTGGCTGTACTG AAGTACATTGAAGAAAAAGTTAGTCCCGATGAGAAACTTGAATGGGTTAAAGTTCATATTGGAAAAGGCTTTTCAG CACTTGAAGAACTGCTGAACAACCATGCAGGAAAATATGCAACTGGAGATGAAGTTTACATG GCAGATTTGTTTCTGGCACCCCAGGTTTATGCAGCCATTAGGTTCCAGCTCAACATG ACTCAGTTCCCCCTTTTGGCCAGGTTGCATGAGGCATACAAAAAGATACCGGCATTCCTAGATGCTATACCAGAAAAGCAGCCGGATGCTCCTTCTCCATAG
- the LOC137714157 gene encoding glutathione S-transferase zeta class-like isoform X3, translating into MMEAQEVEVEAQAATESGDQQLKLYSYWRSSCAYRVRIALNLKEFRKLNPLGYVPVLVDGDTLVADSFAILMYLEEKYPQHPLLPPDLQKKAINYQAANIVSSSIQPLQNLAVLKYIEEKVSPDEKLEWVKVHIGKGFSALEELLNNHAGKYATGDEVYMADLFLAPQVYAAIRFQLNMTQFPLLARLHEAYKKIPAFLDAIPEKQPDAPSP; encoded by the exons ATG ATGGAAGCacaggaggtggaggtggaggcgcAGGCGGCGACCGAAAGTGGCGATCAACAACTCAAGCTTTATTCCTACTGGAGGAGCTCTTGCGCCTACCGTGTTCGAATTGCTCTCAACTTGAAAG AGTTCAGAAAGCTGAATCCGCTCGGGTATGTGCCTGTGCTTGTGGATGGGGACACCCTTGTTGCTGACTCATTTGCCATCCTAATG TATTTAGAAGAAAAGTACCCGCAACATCCATTGTTACCGCCCGATCTTCAGAAAAAAGCTATCAATTACCAG GCTGCAAATATTGTTTCCTCAAGCATACAACCTCTACAAAATCTGGCTGTACTG AAGTACATTGAAGAAAAAGTTAGTCCCGATGAGAAACTTGAATGGGTTAAAGTTCATATTGGAAAAGGCTTTTCAG CACTTGAAGAACTGCTGAACAACCATGCAGGAAAATATGCAACTGGAGATGAAGTTTACATG GCAGATTTGTTTCTGGCACCCCAGGTTTATGCAGCCATTAGGTTCCAGCTCAACATG ACTCAGTTCCCCCTTTTGGCCAGGTTGCATGAGGCATACAAAAAGATACCGGCATTCCTAGATGCTATACCAGAAAAGCAGCCGGATGCTCCTTCTCCATAG
- the LOC137714157 gene encoding glutathione S-transferase zeta class-like isoform X2, with translation MEVEVEAQAATESGDQQLKLYSYWRSSCAYRVRIALNLKGLKYEYKAVNLLKGEQFSPEFRKLNPLGYVPVLVDGDTLVADSFAILMYLEEKYPQHPLLPPDLQKKAINYQAANIVSSSIQPLQNLAVLKYIEEKVSPDEKLEWVKVHIGKGFSALEELLNNHAGKYATGDEVYMADLFLAPQVYAAIRFQLNMTQFPLLARLHEAYKKIPAFLDAIPEKQPDAPSP, from the exons ATG gaggtggaggtggaggcgcAGGCGGCGACCGAAAGTGGCGATCAACAACTCAAGCTTTATTCCTACTGGAGGAGCTCTTGCGCCTACCGTGTTCGAATTGCTCTCAACTTGAAAG ggTTGAAATACGAGTACAAAGCTGTAAACCTACTGAAGGGAGAGCAATTCAGTCCGG AGTTCAGAAAGCTGAATCCGCTCGGGTATGTGCCTGTGCTTGTGGATGGGGACACCCTTGTTGCTGACTCATTTGCCATCCTAATG TATTTAGAAGAAAAGTACCCGCAACATCCATTGTTACCGCCCGATCTTCAGAAAAAAGCTATCAATTACCAG GCTGCAAATATTGTTTCCTCAAGCATACAACCTCTACAAAATCTGGCTGTACTG AAGTACATTGAAGAAAAAGTTAGTCCCGATGAGAAACTTGAATGGGTTAAAGTTCATATTGGAAAAGGCTTTTCAG CACTTGAAGAACTGCTGAACAACCATGCAGGAAAATATGCAACTGGAGATGAAGTTTACATG GCAGATTTGTTTCTGGCACCCCAGGTTTATGCAGCCATTAGGTTCCAGCTCAACATG ACTCAGTTCCCCCTTTTGGCCAGGTTGCATGAGGCATACAAAAAGATACCGGCATTCCTAGATGCTATACCAGAAAAGCAGCCGGATGCTCCTTCTCCATAG
- the LOC137728394 gene encoding uncharacterized protein, with protein sequence MGKLPRGHLGNKYKVDRNIEARHIRGLSQQVWCTRIKFGRLDAFMRILVMRCIFDQIEEKNQLVNWVGFMYGLRAISESQGFSTYQAGRVWQQCYKVMANNGVDELVVQLNQTLELSTMEQGVKLFGKVLTHKTLNKWGVRNILIAAWKELGEVEIKWVRENVFIISVKDESVASRIIEQVPWAVMKKVFSVVKWHPELALEELVLDAVPFWVQIRGIPLGLASLENIQCVTKEAGKFLAMEDPGYARGFVRIRLLVDTEKPLFKGCWIRRDSNKETWVEFRYERLQDFCYKCGWIGHINTECSAEMSGEGVVAYGEWIKAPPVRDVAIYTRAEPVGRGERRQAGAVRGPGITSALNHGSLRASIMQGNESTQTMEIGGASKSHGTGQKKWRRRMRVEGEDTSSCSVMESFETAGDGQSGEFQGVDDNLSDLGVDPLWGSKRSGESQDMVLIQAPLKKLKGPDTEENCQDRVAELWRRLNFKEGCLTVERAVFKAGANKEDISESHGRQAVVEGWSDSATGRMVTRKTGSIARGGGGWPSTAAGQP encoded by the coding sequence ATGGGGAAATTGCCAAGGGGGCATCTTGGAAATAAATACAAGGTAGATCGGAACATTGAAGCGAGGCACATAAGGGGTCTTTCCCAACAAGTTTGGTGTACCAGAATTAAATTTGGCCGGTTGGATGCATTTATGAGGATTTTAGTGATGAGGTGTATATTTGACCAAATCGAAGAAAAGAATCAGTTGGTAAATTGGGTGGGTTTTATGTACGGTCTGAGGGCGATTTCAGAAAGTCAAGGGTTCTCTACGTATCAGGCTGGGCGAGTGTGGCAGCAGTGTTACAAGGTGATGGCGAATAATGGGGTGGATGAGCTGGTGGTACAACTGAACCAAACACTGGAGTTATCGACTATGGAGCAGGGAGTTAAATTGTTTGGGAAAGTCCTTACGCATAAAACATTGAACAAGTGGGGAGTCAGGAATATCCTCATAGCGGCTTGGAAAGAGTTGGGTGAGGTGGAAATAAAATGGGTAAGGGAGAATGTCTTTATTATATCGGTCAAAGATGAAAGTGTAGCCTCAAGAATCATTGAGCAGGTTCCCTGGGCAGTGATGAAGAAGGTGTTCTCTGTTGTGAAATGGCATCCGGAGCTCGCTCTGGAGGAACTGGTGTTGGATGCTGTACCTTTTTGGGTTCAAATTCGGGGAATACCACTGGGTTTAGCTTCTCTAGAGAACATTCAGTGTGTAACCAAAGAGGCTGGGAAATTTTTAGCCATGGAGGATCCCGGTTACGCCAGAGGATTTGTGCGAATAAGATTATTAGTGGATACGGAGAAGCCGTTATTCAAGGGATGCTGGATTAGGAGGGATTCAAATAAGGAAACCTGGGTGGAATTTCGGTATGAACGGCTCCAAGATTTCTGCTACAAGTGTGGGTGGATAGGACATATCAATACTGAATGCTCAGCGGAAATGTCTGGAGAAGGGGTGGTGGCGTATGGAGAGTGGATTAAGGCGCCGCCGGTAAGGGATGTGGCGATATATACGAGAGCGGAGCCTGTGGGCAGGGGGGAACGCCGGCAGGCCGGTGCGGTGCGCGGACCTGGCATCACGTCTGCTCTGAATCATGGCAGTCTACGGGCTTCGATTATGCAAGGAAATGAGAGTACCCAAACCATGGAGATTGGGGGAGCATCTAAGAGTCACGGCACAGGTCAAAAGAAATGGCGTAGAAGAATGCGGGTGGAGGGAGAGGATACGTCGTCATGCTCTGTTATGGAAAGCTTTGAAACAGCGGGGGATGGACAGTCGGGCGAGTTCCAAGGGGTCGACGACAATCTGTCCGACTTGGGTGTTGACCCACTATGGGGCAGTAAAAGAAGTGGGGAATCGCAGGATATGGTGTTAATTCAAGCTCCACTGAAGAAACTCAAGGGCCCAGACACGGAGGAGAACTGCCAAGACAGGGTGGCAGAGTTATGGAGGAGATTAAACTTCAAGGAAGGGTGCCTAACTGTGGAACGGGCGGTCTTTAAGGCGGGTGCAAATAAGGAAGACATAAGTGAGAGTCATGGAAGACAGGCAGTAGTGGAAGGGTGGTCGGATAGTGCTACAGGAAGGATGGTGACAAGGAAGACGGGTTCGATAGCTCGGGGCGGTGGCGGCTGGCCTTCAACAGCCGCAGGCCAGCCATGA